The following are encoded together in the Triticum dicoccoides isolate Atlit2015 ecotype Zavitan chromosome 6B, WEW_v2.0, whole genome shotgun sequence genome:
- the LOC119323006 gene encoding amino acid transporter AVT6A-like, whose amino-acid sequence MGIGDASPSENQSAHKEKRDETTPLLPVKAEEEDGIHEFNGASFSGAVFNLSTTIVGAGIMALPASIKMLGIIPGILMIILVALLTEASIDMMVRCSHQAKITSYGWLMGDSFGQWGRIALQASVVINNIGVMIVYMIIIGDVLSGTSTTGVHHRGIFEGWFGPHFWNSRPVVLLATTIFVFAPLVSFKRLDSLRYTSALSVALAVVFVVITAGIAILRLIEGTAEIPKLFPEIHEINSIWELFTAVPVLVTAYICHYNVHSIDNELEDRSQTKPIVRTSLALCSSVYVATSFFAYLLFGEGTLSDVLANFDSDLHIPFSSVFNDIVRVSYVVHVMLVFPIVFFALRLNLDGLLFPTSRHISHDNRRFTIITVSLLVVIYLAANFIPSIWDAFQFTGATAAVLIGFIFPAMIILRDSYGIATKRDKVLAVTMIVLAVLSNSVALYSDAMSIFYRKVEA is encoded by the exons GAGGGATGAGACCACGCCACTTCTCCCGGTCAAGGCGGAAGAGGAAGATGGGATCCATGAGTTCAATGGAGCCTCTTTCTCGGGTGCAGTTTTCAATCTGTCGACAACCATCGTGGGGGCTGGAATTATGGCCCTGCCAGCAAGTATCAAGATGCTAGGCATTATCCCGGGTATTTTGATGATCATCCTTGTGGCATTGCTCACTGAGGCATCAATTGACATGATGGTCAGGTGCAGCCACCAGGCCAAGATTACATCCTATGGCTGGCTGATGGGTGACTCTTTTGGTCAATGGGGGAGGATTGCGCTGCAAGCATCTGTGGTCATAAACAACATTGGCGTCATGATTGTATACATGATTATCATCG GTGATGTGCTATCGGGAACATCTACAACTGGTGTTCATCACCGGGGTATCTTTGAGGGGTGGTTTGGTCCTCATTTTTGGAATTCTCGTCCAGTTGTTCTCCTTGCCACAACTATTTTTGTGTTTGCCCCATTGGTGAGCTTTAAGCGATTGG ATTCATTGAGATACACATCTGCTCTGTCAGTTGCCCTTGCTGTGGTTTTTGTTGTCATCACTGCTGGAATTGCTATTCTCAGACTGATAGAAGGGACCGCGGAGATTCCCAAACTCTTCCCTGAGATACATGAAATCAATTCCATCTGGGAACTCTTTACAGCTGTGCCGGTTCTTGTCACTGCCTACATTTGCCACTACAATG TTCACAGCATCGATAATGAGCTGGAAGATAGAAGTCAGACTAAGCCAATTGTGCGAACTTCACTCGCTCTCTGTTCAAGTGTTTATGTTGCGACAAGCTTCTTTGCATATCTCCTCTTTGGCGAGGGTACCCTCTCTGATGTGCTCGCCAATTTTGACTCCGACCTTCATATTCCATTCAGCTCTGTCTTCAATGATATAGTCAGAGTGAGCTATGTAGTCCATGTCATGCTCGTTTTCCCTATAGTCTTCTTTGCCCTTAGGCTCAACCTGGATGGACTCCTCTTCCCCACCTCAAGGCACATTTCTCATGACAACCGAAGGTTTACCATTATCACCGTCTCACTCCTTGTTGTGATTTATCTTGCTGCCAACTtcataccaagcatctgggatgcGTTCCAGTTCACTGGTGCTACAGCTGCTGTCCTGATTGGTTTCATCTTTCCTGCCATGATCATACTCAG GGATTCTTATGGGATCGCAACCAAGCGCGACAAGGTTTTAGCTGTAACCATGATTGTGCTTGCTGTGCTCTCCAATTCAGTGGCCCTGTACAGCGATGCGATGAGCATCTTCTACAGGAAGGTGGAGGCCTAG